CAGCAGTTGCAAGAGGGATAATAAATACCCCTTCTATATTACTAGCTGATGAACCTACAGGAAATTTAGATTCAAAAGCTACTGATGATGTTATGGATATATTTACAAAATTAAATAATGAAAAGAATGTAACTACTCTTATGGTCACACATGAACCGTATACTGCAAGTTTTTGTAAAAAAGTAATATTTATAAAAGATGGAGAAGTTTATAAAGAACTAAATAAAAGTACAAATAAAGAAGAATTTTATGAACAGATACTATCTGTACTGTTTCATATTGGAGGTGGTAGATAGTGGATTTTAAGAAGTTTGCATACAATAGTGTGACAAGAAATTTTAAATATTATTTAGGATACTATTTTAGTTGTACAGTATCGGTAATGTTATTTTTTATGTTCGCTATGTCTGCCTTTCGTCCTGCTGTAGCAAATATGGGAATCGAATCAAATAGTGCTATGGGGATTGCACTTACATTCACAGAATCGATAATTACATGTTTTTCTTTGTTGTTTATTATTTATTCATTAGGAACCTTCGTTAAAAGTAGATATAGAGAATTAGGAACACTTATGATTCTAGGGATGTCTGACAAACAGTTTAAGAAGCTTCTTTTACTAGAAAATTTAATAATAGGATTAATATCTATAATATCAGGAATTGTATTAGGATTTTTACTTGCTAAGCCATTTTTAATGTTAATAAGTGACTTATTTGAAGTAAATGCAACTAGTTTATATATTCCTACGATTCCAATATTGTTAACTTCAATAGTATTTATTATTTTATTTACTATAACAAGCCCAGTAATTATAAAAGTTATAAAAAATAAAGATATAATTGAATTATTAAATGGAGATAAAAAACCTAAAAAAGAGCCTAATGCCTCAATTATATTAAGCATATTAAGTATTATATTAGTATTAGGTGGATATATAGCAATAATATTACAAGTAGAAGATGTTGAACTATTAATTTTTGCATCCCTAACAATAGGAACTTATATATTTTTCACTCAATTTAGTGTGTTATTCTTTAAGAAATTAAAAGAGAATAAAAAACTTTATTTAAACAAAACTAATGTGCTATGGATAAGTAATATGGTATATAAAGTTAAAGATAATTCAAGACTATTATTTTTAACTAGTATTTTATTATCAATAACACTAGTATCAATAAGTGCATTATCATCTTCTGTACAAAGTCAGCTAGAGCAATCAAAAGAGGGATTTCCATTTGCTGTTTTTTATATGAGTAGTGAAGATAATAAAATTAAAGATTTACAAGTTAGCTTAATTGAAAATACATTAAAAGAAAATAAATATAAATATGAAAAAACTAGTTATGATGTTTTATATTTTTCA
Above is a genomic segment from Romboutsia lituseburensis containing:
- a CDS encoding ABC transporter permease — protein: MDFKKFAYNSVTRNFKYYLGYYFSCTVSVMLFFMFAMSAFRPAVANMGIESNSAMGIALTFTESIITCFSLLFIIYSLGTFVKSRYRELGTLMILGMSDKQFKKLLLLENLIIGLISIISGIVLGFLLAKPFLMLISDLFEVNATSLYIPTIPILLTSIVFIILFTITSPVIIKVIKNKDIIELLNGDKKPKKEPNASIILSILSIILVLGGYIAIILQVEDVELLIFASLTIGTYIFFTQFSVLFFKKLKENKKLYLNKTNVLWISNMVYKVKDNSRLLFLTSILLSITLVSISALSSSVQSQLEQSKEGFPFAVFYMSSEDNKIKDLQVSLIENTLKENKYKYEKTSYDVLYFSDRTYVISTSEFNKVGDVLGYEKLNVSENEAIRVPRGRSKTLETHTFNIVNKDLVIAGNASGPLLSEGYYNDMVVVSDNLYNKLKNDNSYKVWTGYGYNYNGWEDSFNTINKLDEQRKLKSDKVYGEYEKFDYEMFSNLPDVYNIELISSKIMLFIGTFVGIIFFIGSCSFLYFRFYTDLIFDKEKYKNLLKLGLSYNEMKRVLNIEIGSIFFIPYIIATLNSIFALGIIKYGFDVPVGIKGLIVPVLFFVIYFMYFIVLKMKYIKSIAKEIPSYLD